From the Lepidochelys kempii isolate rLepKem1 chromosome 2, rLepKem1.hap2, whole genome shotgun sequence genome, one window contains:
- the LOC140907949 gene encoding uncharacterized protein, with the protein MQSSSAQVTMMESQNRKRAPAWTEREVRDLIAVWGEESVLSELRSSFRNAKTFVKISQGMKDRGHNRDPKQCRVKLKELRQAYQKTREANSRSGSEPQTCRFYDELHAILGGSATTTPAVLFDSFNGDGGNTEAGFGDEEDDDDEEVVDSSQQASGETGFPDSQELFLTLDLEPVPPEPTQGCLLDPAGGEGTSAACVSMITGSSPSQRLVKLRKKKKCTRDEMFSELMLSSHTDRAQTNAWRQIMSECRKAQNDREERWRAEESKWRAEDRAEAQMWRQRDERRQDSMLRLLQDQTRMLQCMVELQQRQLEHRLPLLPLCNQPPSSPSSIASTPRRPRTRWGGLRPTSHSTTEDCPKKRRLSFNKF; encoded by the exons atgcagagctcatcagcacaggtgaccatgatggagtcccagaatcgcaaaagagctccagcatggaccgaacgggaggtacgggatctgatcgctgtttggggagaggaatccgtgctatcagaactccgttccagttttcgaaatgccaaaacctttgtgaaaatctcccagggcatgaaggacagaggccataacagggacccgaagcagtgccgcgtgaaactgaaggagctgaggcaagcctaccagaaaaccagagaggcgaacagccgctctgggtcagagccccaaacatgccgcttctatgatgagctgcatgccattttagggggttcagccaccactaccccagccgtgttgtttgactccttcaatggagatggaggcaatacggaagcaggttttggggacgaagaagatgatgatgatgaggaggttgtagatagctcacagcaagcaagcggagaaaccggttttcccgacagccaggaactgtttctcaccctagacctggagccagtaccccccgaacccacccaaggctgcctcctggacccagcaggcggagaagggacctctg ctgcatgtgtttcaatgatcacaggatcttctccttcccagaggctagtgaagcttagaaagaaaaaaaaatgcactcgagatgaaatgttctctgagctaatgctgtcctcccacactgacagagcacagacgaatgcgtggaggcaaataatgtcagagtgcaggaaagcacaaaatgaccgggaggagaggtggagggctgaagagagtaagtggcgggctgaagacagggctgaagctcaaatgtggcggcagcgtgatgagaggaggcaggattcaatgctgaggctgctgcaggaccaaaccagaatgctccagtgtatggttgagctgcagcaaaggcagctggagcacagactgccactgctgcccctctgtaaccaaccgccctcctccccaagttccatagcctccacacccagacgcccaagaacgcggtgggggggcctccggccaaccagccactccacaacagaggattgcccaaaaaaaagaaggctgtcattcaataaattttaa